One genomic window of Ottowia oryzae includes the following:
- the glcF gene encoding glycolate oxidase subunit GlcF — protein MQTTLAPEFVGTPEGIEAEAILRKCVHCGFCTATCPTYQLLGDELDGPRGRIYLIKQVMEGEAPTRDTQLHLDRCLTCRNCETTCPSGVRYGRLVDIGRDVVERKVPRPAAEARERRWLRQGLSSPLFGPAMRLGQSVRGWLPAKLQAKVPVRRDPGTWPQREHARKVLMLDGCVQPSMAPNINSATARVLDAAGIQCVLARGQGCCGAVKFHLADLEGGRAQMRANIDAWWPYVNAGSVESIIVNASGCGVMVKDYGHALKDDARYAEKAARISELARDVSELLPDLVVALAPRVRPVAGTLAWHAPCTLQHGQKLGPNVEQQLRALGFDVRPALQEPHLCCGSAGTYSVLQPELSQRLRERKLSHLLGERQADRPQAVLSANIGCITHLQAGTDVPVRHWIEVLDEALQKA, from the coding sequence ATGCAAACTACCCTGGCCCCTGAGTTTGTCGGCACGCCCGAAGGGATCGAAGCCGAAGCCATCCTGCGCAAATGCGTGCACTGCGGCTTCTGCACCGCCACTTGCCCCACCTACCAACTGCTTGGCGATGAGCTGGACGGCCCGCGTGGCCGCATCTACCTGATCAAGCAGGTGATGGAAGGCGAGGCGCCCACGCGTGACACGCAACTGCACCTGGATCGGTGCCTGACCTGCCGCAACTGCGAAACCACCTGTCCCAGCGGCGTGCGCTACGGGCGGCTGGTGGACATTGGCCGCGACGTCGTCGAACGCAAGGTGCCCCGCCCCGCCGCCGAGGCGCGCGAGCGCCGCTGGCTGCGCCAGGGTTTGAGCTCGCCCCTCTTCGGCCCCGCCATGCGCCTGGGCCAGTCGGTGCGCGGCTGGCTGCCCGCCAAGCTGCAGGCCAAGGTGCCCGTGCGGCGCGACCCCGGCACCTGGCCCCAGCGCGAGCACGCGCGCAAGGTGCTCATGCTCGACGGGTGCGTGCAGCCGTCGATGGCGCCCAACATCAACAGCGCCACCGCGCGCGTGCTGGACGCCGCCGGCATCCAGTGCGTGCTGGCGCGCGGGCAGGGCTGCTGCGGCGCGGTGAAGTTCCACCTGGCTGACCTGGAAGGCGGGCGCGCGCAGATGCGCGCCAATATCGACGCCTGGTGGCCGTACGTGAATGCTGGCAGCGTGGAGTCGATCATCGTCAACGCCTCGGGCTGCGGCGTGATGGTCAAGGACTACGGCCACGCGCTGAAGGACGACGCGCGCTACGCCGAAAAGGCCGCGCGCATTTCAGAACTGGCGCGCGACGTGAGCGAGCTGCTGCCCGACTTGGTGGTCGCCCTGGCGCCGCGCGTGCGCCCGGTGGCGGGCACCCTGGCCTGGCACGCCCCCTGTACGCTGCAGCACGGCCAGAAACTGGGCCCCAACGTCGAGCAGCAACTGCGCGCCTTGGGCTTTGACGTGCGCCCCGCCCTCCAAGAGCCGCACCTGTGCTGCGGATCGGCGGGCACCTATTCGGTGCTGCAGCCGGAGCTGTCGCAGCGCCTGCGCGAACGCAAGCTGAGCCACCTGCTGGGCGAGCGCCAGGCCGACCGGCCGCAAGCGGTGCTGTCGGCCAACATTGGCTGCATCACCCACCTGCAGGCGGGCACCGACGTGCCCGTCCGGCATTGGATCGAAGTGCTGGACGAGGCGCTTCAAAAAGCATAG
- a CDS encoding phage virion morphogenesis protein yields the protein MITVTIESQQLNDYLVRLFDRTTDLSQPMSDIGAVLESRIQGRFETQTDPNGIAWHPWAPSTRANYPEDGNHRLLDRYGDMLRSLSWSADSTSVTVGFGQPYAAYPEWGTKHMPRRGMLFSVPDAGTLGAEDERLVLDLLQGWLNDA from the coding sequence ATGATCACTGTAACGATCGAAAGCCAGCAGCTGAACGACTATCTGGTGCGGCTGTTCGACCGCACCACGGATCTCAGCCAGCCCATGTCGGACATCGGCGCCGTACTGGAAAGCCGGATTCAGGGGCGCTTCGAGACTCAAACGGACCCGAACGGCATCGCTTGGCACCCGTGGGCACCGTCGACGCGTGCGAACTACCCTGAGGACGGCAACCACCGCCTGCTTGATCGCTATGGCGACATGCTGCGCAGCCTGAGCTGGTCGGCAGACAGCACCAGTGTCACCGTGGGGTTTGGACAACCCTACGCGGCCTATCCCGAGTGGGGCACCAAACACATGCCCCGACGTGGCATGCTGTTCTCGGTGCCGGATGCTGGCACGCTGGGCGCTGAAGACGAGCGGCTGGTGCTTGACCTGCTGCAGGGGTGGCTGAACGACGCCTGA
- a CDS encoding glutathione peroxidase, with product MPGTALPDLTLTTLAGQAVPLRQWAGDVLLVVNTASACGFTPQLAGLQALHARYAAQGLAVIGFPCNQFGHQEPGSAQEIGAFCTTRYSVGFPLMAKTDVNGPAAHPIYTWLKQAAPGVLGTQAIKWNFTKFLVGRDGRVLARYAPQRKPAALENAIQAALAA from the coding sequence ATGCCCGGCACCGCCCTACCCGACCTCACCTTGACCACGCTGGCTGGCCAGGCCGTGCCGCTGCGCCAGTGGGCGGGCGACGTGTTGCTGGTGGTCAACACGGCGAGTGCGTGCGGCTTCACGCCCCAACTGGCGGGCCTGCAGGCGCTGCACGCGCGCTATGCCGCGCAGGGCCTGGCAGTGATCGGCTTTCCGTGCAACCAGTTCGGCCACCAGGAGCCCGGCAGTGCGCAAGAGATCGGCGCGTTCTGCACCACGCGTTACAGCGTGGGCTTTCCGCTGATGGCCAAAACCGACGTCAACGGCCCGGCCGCGCACCCGATCTACACCTGGCTGAAGCAGGCCGCGCCCGGCGTGCTGGGCACGCAGGCGATCAAGTGGAACTTCACGAAGTTTCTGGTGGGGCGCGACGGCCGCGTGCTGGCGCGCTACGCGCCGCAGCGCAAACCGGCCGCGCTAGAAAACGCCATTCAAGCCGCGCTGGCGGCGTGA
- a CDS encoding phage minor head protein — MATSSALTPAEFAKLRSLPPADAIAWMRGRGQLTETYSWQDLWQREHAQQFTVSRLARVDLLDALRDGLTKSVAGDLTRKDWMRDAEKLLADAGWWGAKAVTDPVTGEKVMTRFDPARLKLIYDTNTRQAYAAGQWQRIQRTKRALPYLRYVTKRDDRVRPLHALWDNVTLPVDDPFWQTHFPPNGYRCRCSVIQVTQAEYDRGNTPRGPALKKQRPEVVTSEFVNRRTGEVTDVPAGIDPGFDFNVGDSRQALLTNLVQRKLASLSAPMRTAAQAAGLSPAPLRGLGGTATTATAWTDPKTGQVRVYLNDLPEQRGAKVWIEPLERPDSSGADYTVKVKADNLTRVEVSNLANAAERFLGQLAGRRVKLLAELLLLLGA; from the coding sequence ATGGCCACAAGCAGCGCGCTGACGCCGGCCGAATTCGCCAAGCTGCGTAGCTTGCCGCCAGCCGATGCCATCGCCTGGATGCGCGGGCGTGGCCAGCTGACCGAAACGTACAGCTGGCAGGACCTGTGGCAGCGCGAGCATGCGCAGCAGTTCACCGTCAGCAGGCTGGCGCGCGTGGATCTGCTGGACGCGCTGCGCGACGGCTTGACGAAGTCCGTGGCCGGCGATCTGACGCGCAAAGACTGGATGCGCGACGCGGAGAAGCTGCTGGCCGACGCCGGCTGGTGGGGCGCGAAGGCTGTGACCGACCCGGTGACCGGCGAGAAGGTAATGACACGCTTCGACCCGGCGCGGCTGAAGCTGATCTACGACACCAACACGCGCCAGGCCTATGCGGCAGGCCAGTGGCAGCGCATCCAGCGCACCAAGCGCGCGCTGCCCTACCTGCGGTACGTGACCAAACGCGATGACCGGGTGCGCCCGCTGCACGCGCTCTGGGACAACGTGACACTGCCGGTGGACGATCCGTTCTGGCAGACCCATTTCCCGCCGAACGGCTACCGCTGCCGGTGCAGCGTGATTCAGGTCACCCAGGCTGAGTATGACCGGGGGAACACGCCGCGCGGCCCGGCCCTGAAAAAGCAGCGGCCCGAGGTGGTGACCAGCGAATTCGTGAACCGGCGCACGGGCGAAGTGACCGACGTGCCGGCCGGCATCGACCCTGGCTTCGACTTCAACGTGGGCGACTCGCGCCAGGCGCTGCTCACGAACCTGGTGCAGCGCAAACTGGCCAGCTTGTCCGCGCCGATGCGCACCGCCGCGCAAGCCGCGGGGCTGAGCCCAGCGCCGCTTCGGGGGCTGGGCGGCACCGCCACCACTGCAACAGCCTGGACAGACCCGAAGACCGGCCAGGTGCGTGTGTACCTGAACGATTTGCCCGAACAACGCGGTGCCAAGGTGTGGATTGAGCCACTGGAGCGGCCCGATTCTTCGGGCGCCGACTACACGGTCAAGGTGAAGGCCGACAACCTGACGCGCGTCGAGGTGTCGAACCTGGCCAACGCGGCCGAGCGCTTCCTGGGCCAGCTGGCAGGGCGCCGCGTAAAGCTGCTCGCTGAACTTCTGCTGTTGCTGGGGGCCTGA
- a CDS encoding DNA-binding protein → MPLKTRQQIRADFAHKGVSVSDWARKRGYSVTVVWAIINDKEDNPKYKCLRGQAHDIAVDLGLKQGTSRPVATRLQLAA, encoded by the coding sequence ATGCCCCTCAAAACCCGCCAGCAGATCCGCGCCGACTTCGCCCACAAAGGCGTTTCCGTCTCGGACTGGGCGCGCAAGCGCGGCTACAGCGTCACGGTCGTCTGGGCCATCATCAACGACAAAGAGGACAACCCAAAGTACAAGTGCCTGCGCGGCCAGGCGCATGACATCGCCGTAGACCTGGGCTTGAAGCAGGGCACCTCGCGCCCCGTTGCCACCCGCCTGCAGCTCGCCGCCTGA
- a CDS encoding DUF3102 domain-containing protein yields MARTATTKTAPAESQDILPAIVERTEAAQDQAAAAAESARALAAQIGYEGAITVGTIEDEIRFYQRRSVEALLECGKRLLILKELTPHGEFVQRCELLGFADRTARRFMQAAAKTAKSANLAVLSTQVKSASAFLELVTHDDDELEALSDMDEIDRMSASDLREALRKQKRETDRHQSVSAELSQQLAGERAGRKKLSQRDWPQAFEGLRNQAHVALGDIEKSICLLDGIRAEAIKDEAAAGADEDSLTQAREALADQLAAGYRRAHQALDGFATLFNQTLGAFGTTEAL; encoded by the coding sequence ATGGCCCGCACTGCCACCACCAAAACCGCCCCTGCAGAGTCCCAGGACATCCTGCCCGCCATTGTTGAGCGCACCGAAGCCGCCCAAGACCAGGCCGCAGCCGCAGCCGAGTCAGCGCGTGCGCTGGCGGCGCAGATCGGCTACGAGGGCGCCATCACCGTGGGCACCATCGAAGACGAGATTCGCTTCTACCAGCGCCGCAGCGTGGAAGCCCTGCTGGAGTGCGGCAAGCGCTTGCTGATCCTGAAGGAGCTGACGCCGCACGGTGAATTCGTTCAACGTTGCGAGCTACTTGGCTTCGCTGACCGCACAGCGCGCCGATTCATGCAGGCTGCAGCTAAGACCGCCAAATCGGCCAATTTGGCCGTTTTGAGCACACAGGTCAAATCTGCCAGTGCCTTCCTTGAGCTGGTCACGCACGACGACGATGAGCTGGAAGCGCTCAGCGACATGGACGAAATCGACCGCATGTCGGCGTCCGATCTGCGCGAGGCGCTCCGAAAACAGAAGCGAGAAACGGATCGGCATCAGTCCGTCAGCGCCGAACTCAGCCAGCAGCTGGCCGGCGAGCGCGCGGGCCGCAAGAAGCTGAGTCAACGCGACTGGCCTCAGGCGTTTGAAGGTCTGCGCAACCAGGCCCACGTGGCGCTGGGCGACATTGAAAAGTCCATCTGCCTGCTGGACGGCATCCGCGCCGAGGCCATCAAGGACGAAGCCGCAGCCGGTGCCGATGAGGATTCGTTGACGCAAGCACGCGAGGCGCTGGCCGATCAGCTGGCCGCCGGCTACCGACGCGCGCACCAGGCGCTGGACGGCTTCGCCACGCTGTTCAACCAGACGCTGGGTGCCTTCGGCACCACCGAAGCGCTGTAA
- a CDS encoding helix-turn-helix domain-containing protein, which yields MRSVVLKQAATCLGLLGFVEAIMVRISAPCQHMNADLFTIGARLKAERERIGLAQTAFAALADAGKRTQIDWEKGVSSPTAAQLARFAASGVDVLYVITGVYAGGVKPAPTITAEEEALLTLFRAAQPAVRGAAIGALMGAPSGGMTQTQYGSGTQLGHVTGDVNIGSRKLKN from the coding sequence GTGCGCTCCGTAGTGCTTAAGCAGGCTGCAACCTGCTTGGGCTTGTTGGGTTTTGTTGAAGCGATTATGGTGCGGATATCCGCACCTTGTCAACACATGAATGCGGATTTATTCACCATCGGCGCTCGACTGAAGGCGGAGCGCGAACGCATTGGTCTGGCCCAGACGGCCTTTGCTGCGCTAGCCGACGCGGGCAAGCGCACGCAGATCGATTGGGAGAAGGGCGTGTCGTCTCCGACTGCGGCCCAACTGGCGCGGTTCGCGGCCTCTGGCGTTGACGTGCTCTATGTCATCACGGGCGTGTACGCTGGCGGGGTCAAGCCGGCGCCCACGATCACGGCCGAGGAGGAGGCGCTCTTGACGCTGTTTCGCGCGGCGCAGCCAGCTGTGCGTGGCGCAGCCATCGGCGCATTGATGGGCGCGCCCTCAGGCGGTATGACGCAAACGCAGTACGGCAGTGGCACACAGCTGGGCCACGTGACTGGCGACGTGAACATCGGAAGCCGAAAACTTAAAAACTGA
- a CDS encoding DUF935 domain-containing protein, giving the protein MSDETKKPPLPPLDSEVANQAQDPFSTAFMGILRSNDPLIIERGLPGSEAHELYRDLRRDGKVFSGFQKRKLAVVSREWTVEPAVESDQGTKDAAVVDDILAGFAFDQLCNDLLDALLVGWQPTEVVWTLRDVTVDGMTRQMVVPARVVKRSHRRFVYTQDEGNPFELRLLTRENMQRGIAVPDRKFIVHRVNAEDDNPYGTGLGLQLYWPVFFKRKGVLAWTKFLDRFGLPIPWGRYPASAQPREKSTLFEALRALSNDGLVMTPEGTMIDLLESKLSGSATPHQAHVEFMDDWIMEVILGQSPRGKSGGAMAAASNEREDVRLELSQADSDLLGETLNETLLRWICELNGLQRCLVSRRVEKEEDLKAESETDKNISELGFQMTEEGVKAKYGEHWKRKAAPAPGLVQPGASALVLPDLREEDRRMPASFAEGNPADADAIDRLVTDELSQWQTTMEPLVAPMRALLEHASAKGWTAAQLLDQLPLLLGEMDASALSTSLASTTFAAHLAGAAGVPKG; this is encoded by the coding sequence ATGAGCGACGAGACCAAAAAGCCGCCGCTGCCGCCGCTTGACAGCGAGGTGGCGAACCAGGCGCAAGACCCGTTTTCGACGGCGTTCATGGGCATCTTGCGCTCGAATGATCCGCTGATCATTGAACGCGGCTTGCCTGGCAGCGAGGCGCACGAGCTGTATCGCGACTTGCGCCGTGATGGCAAGGTGTTCTCAGGCTTCCAAAAGCGCAAACTGGCGGTGGTGAGCCGTGAATGGACGGTGGAGCCGGCGGTGGAGTCGGACCAGGGCACCAAGGACGCGGCCGTGGTGGACGACATCCTGGCCGGGTTTGCCTTCGACCAGCTGTGCAACGACCTGCTGGATGCGCTGCTGGTGGGCTGGCAGCCGACCGAGGTGGTCTGGACGCTGCGCGATGTGACCGTGGATGGCATGACCCGGCAGATGGTGGTGCCGGCGCGCGTGGTGAAGCGCTCGCACCGCCGCTTCGTGTACACGCAGGATGAGGGCAACCCGTTCGAGCTGCGCCTGCTGACGCGGGAGAACATGCAGCGCGGCATTGCGGTGCCGGATCGCAAGTTCATCGTGCACAGGGTCAACGCTGAGGACGACAACCCCTATGGCACAGGGCTGGGCCTGCAGCTGTACTGGCCGGTTTTCTTTAAGCGCAAGGGCGTGCTGGCTTGGACGAAGTTCCTGGACCGCTTTGGCCTGCCTATTCCGTGGGGCCGCTACCCGGCATCGGCGCAGCCGCGCGAAAAGAGCACGCTGTTTGAGGCACTGCGCGCGCTGAGCAACGACGGCCTGGTGATGACGCCAGAAGGCACGATGATCGACCTGCTGGAAAGCAAGCTGTCGGGCAGCGCAACGCCGCACCAGGCGCATGTGGAGTTCATGGACGACTGGATCATGGAAGTGATCCTGGGCCAGTCTCCGCGCGGCAAGAGCGGTGGCGCGATGGCGGCGGCATCGAACGAGCGCGAGGATGTGCGCCTGGAGCTGAGCCAGGCCGACAGTGATTTGCTGGGCGAAACCCTGAACGAAACGCTGCTGCGCTGGATCTGCGAGCTGAACGGCCTGCAGCGCTGCCTGGTGTCGCGCCGGGTGGAGAAAGAGGAAGACCTGAAGGCCGAGTCGGAGACCGACAAGAACATCAGCGAGCTGGGCTTTCAGATGACCGAGGAAGGCGTCAAGGCCAAGTACGGCGAGCATTGGAAGCGCAAGGCCGCGCCAGCGCCTGGCCTTGTCCAGCCTGGAGCCAGTGCCCTGGTGCTGCCCGATCTGCGCGAGGAAGATCGCCGCATGCCCGCGAGCTTTGCGGAAGGCAACCCGGCAGACGCCGACGCGATCGACCGGCTGGTGACCGACGAGCTGTCGCAGTGGCAAACGACGATGGAGCCCCTGGTGGCCCCAATGCGCGCTTTGTTAGAGCACGCATCGGCCAAAGGCTGGACGGCAGCGCAGCTGCTGGACCAGCTGCCGCTGCTGCTGGGTGAAATGGATGCGTCTGCGCTGTCCACCTCTCTGGCCAGCACCACCTTTGCCGCGCACCTGGCGGGCGCTGCGGGCGTGCCCAAGGGCTGA
- a CDS encoding transglycosylase SLT domain-containing protein, giving the protein MMRHSWLRDAALAMLATIVAIALGTAAALVMVASQAHAQVPPASARYKLTLLREAHSQWGLDAPVPAFAAQVHQESGWRPEAISYVGARGLAQFMPATATWWCAREGTAAADCLPHNPSWALRAMVGYDKHLYDRTPARMSRYDRLWLALRGYNGGEGHWQAEGRTTGLAAPTRQQIDAACGRARRATVHCKENLGYPRRILIDLQPRYATWGAAWQP; this is encoded by the coding sequence ATGATGCGACACAGCTGGTTGCGTGACGCTGCCCTGGCGATGCTGGCAACCATCGTCGCCATCGCCTTGGGCACGGCGGCGGCGCTGGTGATGGTGGCGTCGCAGGCACATGCCCAGGTGCCACCCGCTTCGGCACGCTACAAGCTGACGCTGCTGCGTGAAGCGCACAGCCAGTGGGGCCTGGATGCGCCGGTGCCTGCGTTCGCTGCGCAGGTACACCAAGAGAGCGGTTGGCGGCCGGAGGCGATCAGCTACGTGGGGGCGCGCGGGCTGGCGCAGTTCATGCCGGCGACGGCGACCTGGTGGTGCGCGCGCGAGGGCACTGCGGCTGCGGACTGCCTGCCGCACAACCCCAGTTGGGCGCTGCGCGCCATGGTGGGCTACGACAAGCACCTGTACGACCGAACGCCAGCGCGCATGAGCCGGTACGACCGCCTGTGGCTGGCGCTGCGCGGCTACAACGGCGGCGAGGGGCATTGGCAGGCCGAGGGGCGAACGACCGGCCTGGCGGCGCCGACGCGCCAGCAGATTGATGCGGCCTGCGGCCGCGCACGCCGCGCAACGGTGCATTGCAAAGAAAACCTGGGTTACCCGCGCCGGATTTTGATTGACCTGCAACCACGCTACGCCACATGGGGCGCGGCCTGGCAACCCTGA
- a CDS encoding phage protein Gp27 family protein, with product MARKSTVATLPKELVDACNGLIRDGRTIDDILAALQGLGADVSRSAVGRYVKSARESLDKYRQAQEVAKVWVDKLEAEPNGDVGRLLPEMLRVVAFQSLSAMGESDKPAKAMDVMLLAKAIRDVAGTAKTQLEVEKQLRAMRAELKAAAKDVENTARAAGLSGDTVAQIKQRILGVGEQA from the coding sequence ATGGCCCGCAAGTCCACCGTTGCCACGCTGCCCAAAGAGCTGGTCGACGCCTGCAATGGCCTGATCCGCGACGGGCGCACGATTGACGACATTCTGGCCGCGCTGCAGGGCCTGGGCGCCGATGTGTCGCGCAGCGCGGTGGGTCGCTACGTGAAGAGCGCGCGGGAGTCGCTGGACAAGTACCGCCAGGCGCAAGAGGTGGCCAAGGTCTGGGTGGACAAGCTGGAGGCCGAGCCCAATGGCGACGTGGGCCGGCTGCTGCCTGAGATGCTGCGCGTGGTGGCCTTCCAATCCCTGTCGGCCATGGGCGAGAGCGACAAGCCGGCCAAGGCCATGGACGTGATGCTGCTGGCCAAGGCCATCCGCGACGTGGCGGGCACGGCCAAGACCCAGCTGGAGGTGGAAAAGCAGCTGCGTGCCATGCGCGCGGAGCTGAAGGCCGCCGCCAAGGACGTGGAGAACACGGCGCGAGCGGCGGGGCTGTCGGGCGACACGGTGGCGCAGATCAAGCAGCGGATTTTGGGTGTGGGGGAACAGGCGTGA
- a CDS encoding DDE-type integrase/transposase/recombinase — protein MPAALPPDELVQLCALRDRLAAAAHGEATALKTAYLADKTDSLATLHRKLRVYAGYRPERKVRSDKGRTRLPADTLDFIASTRLASQRQNAHGHATKPIGVAMNVAEQNGFEVNVTPGRVASLLRSRQMDMKTQANARNHLRLRSLFPNHVHQIDPSLCLMYYMGGRQVIMNEARFNKNKPVAMERVKLKVWRYTRYDHASRCIDVRYYEAAGENQASLFDFLMHTWGAFEGRLSHGVPQMLLWDKGSANTSTGVRRLLDALGVNHETHAAHHAWVKGGVESANYIVERQFESRLRAEPVTTVEQLNAAAAAWVRDYNANAIAHVDARVRCDDGEQRVRDDLWSLILQTPGALVELPARDVCAWFMTGKEHTRMVRDSRITFVHPQSGRSELYDLTPWAGEIYNGQKLDLVPLLMADCALRVMLPSADGSDRFIEVEPVREFDAYGRPLSAPVIGLERRQAPHTAAQEVAKRLTEVTWGAGTSTAEAEKLRDKNARPFAHLNDGKGAVAHSHLGKTELPARLLPDAEQVQTAAIAGRRAAEKVAPLLNHFQATRALKERGVAMNPERVSQLRAWYPDGVPENELDNLQHRLTVRAGLRVVGGGGATE, from the coding sequence ATGCCCGCCGCCCTGCCGCCCGACGAGTTGGTACAGCTGTGCGCTTTGCGCGACCGCCTGGCCGCCGCCGCGCATGGCGAGGCCACGGCTCTCAAGACCGCCTATTTGGCCGACAAGACCGACAGCCTGGCCACGCTGCACCGCAAGCTGCGCGTGTACGCCGGCTACCGGCCGGAACGCAAGGTGCGCAGCGACAAGGGGCGCACCCGCCTGCCGGCCGACACGCTGGACTTCATCGCCAGCACGCGGCTGGCGTCCCAGCGGCAGAACGCCCACGGGCATGCCACCAAGCCGATCGGCGTGGCCATGAATGTGGCCGAGCAAAACGGGTTTGAGGTCAATGTCACCCCGGGCCGCGTGGCATCGCTGCTGCGCAGCCGGCAGATGGACATGAAGACCCAGGCCAACGCGCGCAACCACCTGCGCCTGCGCAGCCTGTTTCCCAACCACGTCCATCAAATCGACCCGTCCCTGTGCCTGATGTACTACATGGGTGGGCGCCAGGTCATCATGAACGAGGCCAGGTTCAACAAGAACAAGCCCGTGGCGATGGAGCGCGTGAAGCTGAAGGTGTGGCGCTACACCCGCTACGACCATGCCAGCCGCTGCATCGACGTGCGCTACTACGAGGCCGCTGGCGAAAACCAGGCCAGCCTGTTCGACTTCCTCATGCACACCTGGGGCGCGTTTGAAGGGCGCCTGTCGCACGGCGTGCCGCAGATGCTGCTGTGGGACAAAGGCAGCGCCAACACCAGCACCGGCGTGCGCCGCCTGCTGGATGCGCTGGGGGTCAACCATGAAACCCACGCCGCTCACCACGCCTGGGTCAAGGGTGGCGTGGAAAGCGCCAACTACATCGTTGAGCGCCAGTTTGAAAGCCGCTTGCGCGCCGAGCCAGTCACCACGGTGGAACAGCTGAATGCCGCCGCCGCCGCCTGGGTGCGCGACTACAACGCCAATGCCATCGCCCACGTCGATGCCCGCGTGCGCTGCGACGATGGTGAACAGCGCGTGCGCGATGACCTGTGGAGCCTGATTCTGCAAACGCCGGGCGCGCTGGTTGAGCTGCCCGCCCGCGATGTGTGCGCGTGGTTCATGACCGGCAAGGAACACACCCGCATGGTGCGCGACAGCCGCATCACCTTCGTGCACCCGCAATCTGGCCGCAGTGAGCTGTACGACCTGACGCCCTGGGCGGGCGAGATCTACAACGGCCAAAAACTGGATCTGGTGCCGCTGCTGATGGCGGACTGCGCCCTGCGCGTGATGCTGCCTTCGGCAGACGGGAGCGACCGATTCATTGAAGTGGAGCCGGTGCGCGAGTTCGACGCCTACGGCCGCCCGTTGTCTGCGCCGGTCATTGGACTGGAGCGCCGCCAGGCGCCGCACACCGCTGCGCAGGAGGTGGCCAAGCGCCTCACCGAAGTGACCTGGGGTGCGGGCACGTCCACCGCCGAGGCTGAAAAGCTGCGCGACAAGAACGCGCGCCCATTCGCCCACCTGAATGACGGCAAGGGCGCCGTGGCGCATTCCCACCTGGGCAAGACAGAACTGCCCGCGCGCCTGCTGCCCGATGCCGAGCAGGTGCAAACGGCCGCCATTGCGGGCCGCCGAGCAGCAGAAAAGGTGGCCCCGCTGCTGAATCACTTCCAAGCCACGCGCGCCCTGAAAGAGCGCGGCGTGGCGATGAACCCCGAGCGCGTTTCCCAGCTGCGCGCCTGGTACCCCGACGGTGTGCCAGAGAACGAGCTGGACAACCTGCAACACCGCCTCACGGTGCGCGCTGGTCTGCGCGTTGTCGGCGGCGGCGGTGCAACCGAGTGA
- a CDS encoding putative holin, giving the protein MQDEKKAAGWLMRLARVRMADWVIAAALLTVLVWLIAPQQVPVTVYKLSLVALAAVAGYWIDRSLFPYARPDLFFELRHGSEEAPQETTFTQLGGVINFAEQATSINLESATADQLTRLAAVAMVRRAVIVSAAMLAVSLGA; this is encoded by the coding sequence ATGCAGGACGAAAAGAAGGCTGCGGGCTGGCTGATGCGGCTGGCGCGGGTGCGGATGGCGGATTGGGTGATTGCGGCGGCGCTGCTGACCGTGCTGGTGTGGCTGATAGCCCCGCAACAGGTGCCGGTGACGGTGTACAAGCTGAGCCTGGTGGCGTTGGCCGCCGTGGCGGGCTACTGGATTGACCGAAGCCTGTTCCCGTACGCGCGGCCCGATCTGTTCTTTGAACTGCGGCACGGCAGCGAGGAAGCGCCGCAGGAAACCACGTTTACCCAGCTGGGTGGCGTGATCAATTTTGCCGAACAGGCGACATCCATCAACCTGGAAAGTGCGACGGCCGACCAGTTGACGCGCCTGGCGGCGGTGGCGATGGTGCGGCGCGCCGTGATCGTGTCTGCAGCAATGCTGGCGGTGAGCCTGGGGGCATGA
- a CDS encoding DUF7681 family protein: MGTRELTYGERAVGIGFNPNGDAAVAASKMTFAQAIDQMDRLRAASSSPEQKRLASLAITEAQSAQMWAVKALTWKD, translated from the coding sequence ATGGGCACCCGTGAACTGACGTATGGCGAGCGCGCCGTGGGCATTGGCTTCAACCCCAATGGCGACGCTGCCGTGGCGGCCAGCAAGATGACCTTTGCGCAGGCGATCGACCAGATGGATCGGCTGCGCGCGGCATCAAGCAGCCCCGAGCAGAAGCGGCTGGCCAGCCTGGCCATTACCGAGGCGCAGTCGGCCCAGATGTGGGCCGTCAAAGCGCTGACCTGGAAGGACTGA